In Euphorbia lathyris chromosome 9, ddEupLath1.1, whole genome shotgun sequence, the following are encoded in one genomic region:
- the LOC136205953 gene encoding solanesyl diphosphate synthase 3, chloroplastic/mitochondrial isoform X2, which translates to MVVAEVPKLASAAEYFFKMGVEGKRFRPTVLLLMASALNVGIPKTLQNNIEEAMETELRTRQQRIAEITEMIHVASLLHDDVLDDADTRRGIGSLNFVMGNKISVLAGDFLLSRACVALASLKNTEVVSLLATVVEHLVTGETMQMTSTYEQRCSMDYYMEKTYYKTASLISNSCKAIALLAGQTAEVSILAFEYGRNLGLAFQLIDDVLDFTGTSTSLGKGSLSDIRHGIVTAPILFAMEEFPQLRAVVEEGFDKPENVDIALEYLGKSRGIQRTRELAAEHASLAAEAIDSLPESDDEDVRRSRRALVDLTHRVITRNK; encoded by the exons ATGGTGGTTGCCGAG GTCCCTAAGCTTGCCTCTGCTGCTGAGTACTTCTTCAAGATGGGAGTAGAAGGAAAGAGGTTCCGTCCAACG GTTTTGTTGCTGATGGCATCAGCTTTGAATGTGGGTATACCTAAAACATTGCAAAATAACATTGAAGAAGCTATGGAAACAGAATTACGAACAAGACAACAACGTATAGCTGAAATTACAGAAATGATACAT GTGGCAAGTCTTCTCCATGATGATGTGTTGGATGATGCAGACACAAGGCGTGGCATTGGCTCATTAAATTTTGTAATGGGGAATAAG ATATCAGTATTAGCTGGAGATTTTCTGCTTTCAAGAGCTTGTGTGGCTCTTGCTTCTTTGAAGAATACAGAG GTTGTCTCCCTTTTAGCGACAGTGGTAGAGCATCTTGTAACAGGCGAAACCATGCAGATGACTAGTACATATGAGCAACGCTGTAG CATGGACTACTATATGGAAAAGACATACTACAAGACTGCATCTTTGATTTCAAACAGCTGCAAAGCAATTGCGCTTCTCGCTGGGCAAACAGCAGAAGTTTCGATTTTGGCTTTCGAGTATGGCAGAAATCTG GGATTGGCATTTCAGTTGATAGATGACGTCCTTGATTTCACGGGAACATCAACTTCCCTTGGAAAGGGTTCATTATCTGATATCCGCCAT GGGATTGTGACAGCTCCGATATTGTTTGCTATGGAGGAGTTTCCTCAATTGCGTGCAGTTGTTGAGGAGGGCTTTGACAAACCTGAGAATGTTGATATT GCCTTAGAGTACCTTGGAAAGAGCCGAGGAATACAGAGGACACGTGAGCTTGCTGCGGAGCATGCTAGCCTCGCCGCAGAAGCCATTGATTCCCTGCCTGAATCCGACGACGAAGATGTAAGAAGGTCAAGGCGGGCATTAGTAGACCTTACTCACAGAGTAATCACAAGAAATAAGTGA